In Cyanobacteria bacterium GSL.Bin1, the following are encoded in one genomic region:
- the recF gene encoding DNA replication/repair protein RecF codes for MYLEKLYLTRFRNYWNCSVQFQAQKTILVGSNAQGKSNLLEAVELLATLKSHRTTKDQDLVFQDATVGQVEASVKGRYSQNQLTLTLRQKGRRTVAINHEALRRQIDFLGRLNAVEFSSLDLDLVRGSPEKRRYWLDALLVQIEPIYAYILQEYNKVLRQRNALLKTIRKSLYDNETPSSVATSTWEQLALWDAQLAANGSRVMRRRARAIARLVPIAQRWHSRISQATEKLEIDYAPNVTCFEDNPEPVQQAILDRIKLRQPAEHNLGTTVVGPHRDEVEFRINETPARSYGSQGQQRTLVLALKLAELELIETVVGEPPLLLLDDVLAELDLDRQNQLLAAIEDRFQTLITTTHLSSFDQQWVKSSQILTVNKGEIQH; via the coding sequence ATGTATTTAGAGAAACTCTATCTGACCCGCTTCCGAAATTATTGGAATTGTTCCGTTCAATTCCAAGCGCAAAAAACAATCTTAGTGGGAAGTAATGCTCAAGGAAAATCTAATCTTTTAGAGGCTGTTGAATTGTTAGCAACATTAAAAAGCCATCGCACGACAAAAGATCAAGATTTAGTCTTTCAAGATGCCACTGTAGGGCAAGTAGAAGCATCAGTCAAAGGGCGCTACAGTCAAAATCAATTAACCTTAACTTTACGTCAAAAAGGACGACGTACTGTTGCAATTAATCATGAAGCTTTACGACGACAAATTGATTTTTTAGGCAGACTTAATGCCGTTGAATTTTCGAGTTTAGACTTAGATTTAGTACGAGGTTCTCCAGAAAAGCGTCGCTACTGGTTAGATGCTTTGTTAGTGCAAATTGAACCGATTTATGCTTATATCTTGCAAGAATACAATAAAGTATTACGGCAGCGGAACGCACTGCTAAAAACGATTCGTAAGTCACTCTATGACAACGAAACCCCTTCTTCTGTGGCAACGTCTACTTGGGAACAGTTGGCATTATGGGATGCGCAGTTAGCAGCCAATGGGTCGCGGGTGATGCGTCGTCGGGCTAGGGCGATCGCAAGACTGGTTCCGATCGCGCAACGGTGGCACAGTCGGATTAGTCAAGCAACGGAAAAATTAGAAATTGACTATGCTCCCAATGTGACTTGCTTCGAGGATAATCCGGAACCCGTGCAACAAGCGATTTTAGATCGCATCAAACTCCGTCAACCAGCAGAACACAACTTAGGAACAACCGTTGTTGGACCTCATCGCGATGAGGTCGAATTTAGGATTAATGAAACGCCAGCGCGATCCTACGGTTCACAGGGACAACAACGTACACTCGTTCTAGCTTTAAAATTAGCAGAACTGGAGTTAATTGAAACCGTTGTCGGAGAACCCCCTTTATTATTGCTGGATGACGTTTTGGCTGAACTTGACCTTGATCGTCAAAATCAATTATTGGCAGCAATTGAAGACCGCTTTCAAACTTTAATTACCACCACTCATCTCAGTTCATTTGATCAACAGTGGGTAAAATCTTCGCAAATTCTCACCGTCAACAAAGGGGAAATACAGCATTAA
- a CDS encoding aldo/keto reductase, with amino-acid sequence MLYRRFGRTNLQMPVFSCGGMRYHYRSQNIPLSDIPQANQQNLEVTIEQAFAFGINHIETARGYGSSEMQLGQVLPKFDRKQLIIQTKIAPKDDPKEFRRQFHQSLQFLNLDYVDLLGIHGINTEELLEKTIRPGGCLEEVRKLQDQGKVRFVGFSTHGSTDFIIKVIKANQFDYVNLHWYYINPTNWQAIEVANRYDLGVFIISPSDKGGRLYQPPQKLVDLCHPLSPMVFNDLFCLSHSQVHTLSLGAAKPTDFKEHLKVLPLIEKADEILPPILDRLEKSAIAQLGEHWYKTWKIGLPRLEDTPNQINIPVILWLRNLALAYDLTDYAKMRYNLLGKAGHWFPGKKAENLERLDLKPCLKNSPHADKIPALLAEAHEWFNGETVTRLSQQ; translated from the coding sequence ATGCTTTATCGTCGTTTTGGTCGCACTAATTTACAAATGCCTGTTTTTTCTTGTGGAGGAATGCGCTATCACTATCGATCGCAAAACATTCCACTGAGTGATATACCTCAGGCCAATCAACAGAATTTAGAAGTAACAATCGAACAAGCATTCGCTTTCGGAATTAACCACATTGAAACTGCTAGAGGATATGGCAGTTCCGAAATGCAGTTAGGTCAAGTTTTACCGAAGTTTGACCGGAAACAACTCATTATCCAAACAAAAATTGCTCCCAAAGATGACCCAAAAGAGTTTCGACGCCAATTTCATCAGTCTTTACAGTTTCTGAATTTAGATTATGTTGATTTACTAGGAATTCACGGTATTAATACGGAAGAATTGTTAGAAAAAACGATCCGTCCAGGAGGATGTTTAGAAGAAGTTAGAAAATTACAAGATCAAGGAAAAGTCCGTTTTGTTGGATTTTCTACTCATGGCTCAACTGATTTTATTATTAAAGTAATTAAGGCGAACCAATTTGATTATGTCAACCTCCATTGGTACTATATTAACCCAACCAATTGGCAAGCAATAGAAGTAGCCAATCGTTATGATCTGGGAGTTTTTATTATTAGTCCTTCGGATAAAGGGGGACGGCTTTATCAACCGCCCCAAAAGTTAGTAGACTTGTGTCACCCCCTAAGCCCAATGGTGTTTAACGACTTATTTTGTTTGAGTCATTCTCAAGTGCATACCTTATCCTTAGGAGCTGCAAAACCGACTGATTTTAAAGAGCATTTAAAGGTTTTACCCTTAATTGAAAAGGCTGATGAAATTTTACCGCCAATTTTAGATCGTCTAGAGAAGAGCGCGATCGCGCAACTTGGAGAACACTGGTATAAAACCTGGAAAATTGGATTGCCTCGTCTTGAAGATACCCCGAATCAAATTAATATTCCAGTCATTTTATGGTTAAGAAATTTAGCCTTAGCTTATGATTTAACCGACTATGCCAAAATGCGCTATAACTTATTAGGAAAAGCAGGGCATTGGTTCCCTGGCAAAAAAGCAGAAAATTTAGAGAGATTAGATCTAAAGCCATGTTTAAAAAATAGTCCTCATGCTGACAAAATTCCAGCCCTGTTAGCCGAAGCTCATGAATGGTTTAATGGTGAAACTGTTACACGACTCTCCCAACAATAG
- a CDS encoding calcium-binding protein, which produces MNNFLTLLVNEIVGNFFKDAPKIDDLGDILIGNNGDDNLQGGDKDDIFFAGRGDDTVLGGAGTDVVFAGSGNDIVTGQTGDDVGFLGNGDDRFIWNNGDGSDSIDGGKGFDITEVNGAKGAGDEFDLRQAKGQAIFNRLNLGQFTLTNKKIEQFEINGQGGDDSLTVGDLGGSGVQKIVFSGGEGNDVLDARESSTTIEAFGGEDNDLLLGGSAEDTFFAGGGDDVVVGQRGNDTAYLEAGDDRFIWNNGDGSDFIDGGAGFDVTQVNGADAAGDEFDLRQVDGQAIFNRLNLGLFTLTNEEIEQFEINGQGGDDSLTVGDITGSGVESVIFSGGDGNDFLNASGTTTSIVADGGAGDDILIGGAGDDILVGGDGADLLIGGAGNDILIGGNGLNSFGFDTGAAFNAADIDTNVIQNFESTDSIVLDVTVFSALTSEIGGGLSASEFAVVDSAEEAALSDALIVYGANTGHLYYNPNGAEAELGKGAQFATLEGAPVLDANNFVVQA; this is translated from the coding sequence ATGAACAACTTTCTAACCCTTCTGGTAAACGAAATCGTAGGTAACTTCTTTAAGGATGCCCCTAAAATCGACGATCTCGGTGACATTTTGATTGGGAACAACGGAGATGACAATCTCCAAGGCGGCGATAAAGACGACATTTTCTTCGCAGGGCGCGGTGACGATACTGTCTTAGGGGGTGCTGGCACCGATGTCGTTTTTGCTGGGAGTGGCAACGATATTGTGACTGGTCAAACCGGCGATGATGTTGGCTTTTTAGGGAATGGTGATGACCGCTTTATCTGGAACAACGGCGACGGCAGTGACTCCATTGATGGAGGTAAAGGCTTTGACATCACTGAAGTGAACGGTGCCAAAGGTGCGGGTGATGAGTTTGACTTGCGTCAAGCTAAGGGTCAGGCCATTTTTAATCGACTCAATCTGGGGCAGTTTACCCTGACTAACAAAAAGATTGAACAGTTTGAGATTAATGGCCAGGGCGGTGATGACTCCCTGACGGTTGGCGATCTCGGCGGCAGTGGAGTTCAAAAAATTGTCTTCTCGGGGGGCGAAGGTAATGATGTGTTAGACGCCCGAGAAAGCTCTACCACCATTGAGGCTTTCGGGGGTGAAGACAATGATTTGCTGCTGGGCGGTTCCGCCGAAGATACGTTTTTTGCAGGCGGTGGTGATGACGTTGTTGTCGGTCAACGGGGCAATGATACTGCCTACCTGGAAGCTGGCGACGACCGTTTCATCTGGAACAACGGCGACGGCAGCGACTTCATCGACGGTGGCGCAGGCTTTGATGTCACCCAGGTGAACGGTGCCGACGCTGCTGGCGATGAGTTTGACTTACGTCAAGTTGACGGTCAGGCCATTTTTAACCGGCTCAATCTGGGGCTGTTTACTCTGACGAACGAAGAGATTGAGCAGTTTGAGATTAATGGCCAGGGCGGTGATGACTCCCTGACAGTAGGTGACATCACTGGCAGCGGAGTTGAATCCGTTATCTTTTCAGGTGGCGACGGCAATGATTTTCTGAATGCGAGCGGTACGACCACATCGATTGTTGCAGATGGGGGTGCCGGTGACGACATTCTCATCGGCGGTGCCGGTGACGATATTCTTGTCGGCGGCGATGGTGCCGACCTGCTGATTGGGGGGGCGGGTAATGACATTCTGATTGGCGGTAATGGGCTCAATTCGTTTGGCTTTGATACCGGCGCTGCCTTCAATGCAGCGGATATTGATACCAATGTGATCCAAAACTTTGAGAGCACTGACAGCATTGTGCTGGATGTCACGGTCTTTTCAGCGTTGACCAGTGAAATTGGTGGGGGGCTATCCGCCAGCGAGTTCGCCGTTGTCGATAGCGCAGAAGAAGCCGCCCTGAGCGATGCTCTGATTGTTTACGGCGCGAATACCGGTCACCTATATTACAACCCGAACGGTGCTGAAGCAGAGTTGGGCAAGGGCGCCCAGTTTGCCACCCTTGAAGGCGCACCCGTACTCGATGCTAACAACTTTGTTGTCCAGGCATAG